The Trichomycterus rosablanca isolate fTriRos1 chromosome 22, fTriRos1.hap1, whole genome shotgun sequence genome has a window encoding:
- the spry1 gene encoding protein sprouty homolog 1: MDRGGHVGAVLSLDQIRSIRSKNEYTEGPVTSSPSATPLLTSERRPSVPARRPSPPPRTPKHERTHEVVVVNVNNNNYGGGSGGFAPSGNSPPFRHVVQTQPKSQAARSRAPFTPTDAQVTAKQTKPKGEAPLASPAASSSSHRLICESCGKCKCAECTTPRPLPSRMACDGQCVCSAESVLEHGTCMCLVKGLFYHCSSEGGDDAGDSCADRPCSLTRPRCPARFLCMALVAPVFPCLLCYPPCKGCLKACQLCHDRLRRPGCRCENSNAVYRWRDEQGHAPAPGKPT; the protein is encoded by the coding sequence ATGGATCGCGGAGGTCACGTGGGCGCCGTTCTGTCCCTGGATCAGATCCGCTCGATACGCTCCAAGAACGAGTACACCGAGGGTCCCGTGACGTCGTCGCCGTCCGCCACGCCGCTGCTGACGTCCGAGCGGCGACCGTCCGTACCCGCGCGGAGGCCGTCGCCGCCCCCGCGGACGCCGAAGCACGAGAGGACTCACGAGGTCGTCGTGGTGAACGTCAACAATAACAACTACGGCGGCGGGAGCGGCGGTTTCGCTCCCTCGGGGAACTCGCCGCCCTTCCGCCACGTGGTTCAGACTCAGCCCAAGTCTCAGGCGGCGCGGTCGCGGGCGCCGTTCACCCCCACGGACGCCCAGGTGACGGCGAAGCAGACCAAGCCGAAGGGCGAGGCCCCGCTGGCGTCTCCGGCGGCGTCCTCGTCGTCGCACCGGCTGATCTGCGAGAGCTGCGGGAAGTGCAAATGCGCCGAGTGCACGACGCCGCGCCCGCTCCCCTCGCGCATGGCCTGCGACGGGCAGTGCGTCTGCTCGGCCGAGAGCGTGCTGGAGCACGGGACCTGCATGTGCCTCGTCAAGGGCCTCTTCTACCACTGTTCCAGCGAGGGCGGCGACGACGCGGGCGACTCCTGCGCCGACCGGCCGTGCTCGCTCACGCGGCCCCGCTGCCCGGCGCGCTTCCTGTGCATGGCGCTCGTGGCGCCCGTCTTCCCCTGTCTGCTGTGCTACCCGCCCTGCAAAGGCTGCTTGAAGGCGTGTCAGCTCTGCCACGACCGCCTGCGCCGGCCCGGCTGCCGCTGCGAGAACTCCAACGCCGTGTACCGCTGGAGGGACGAGCAGGGACACGCGCCGGCGCCGGGCAAACCCACCTGA